A DNA window from Solanum lycopersicum chromosome 3, SLM_r2.1 contains the following coding sequences:
- the LOC104646638 gene encoding uncharacterized protein, protein MGDNDEEVSLTDFVVAQPTAADQNELIMQLMQQIAEMKVEIQRRQDAPPPGFGTNIADARPPVYFPSSNIDPTQNQPSTPVHNPSVIDLTTQNPQYASASYQTPSPLPINHPQIPPHPQNTQTAPPPQNQNQTQTAFNTQAFHPHLSQNTNPQAYPQNYQTAQNVPSPFIAPPLPKRATFQVPVPAEHELHGSELDHYEEQEREWKAKEEVKIDIKEEIKRAMKELQCIPDTVGLSYAELCIHPDLNLPEGFKIPKFDTFGGAGNPMAHLRAYCDQLVGVGRDEALLMRLFSRSLCGEALEWFTSHETRQWPSWNALAKDFIDRFAYNVEIVPDRYSLEKMKQKPTESYREFAYRWRKEAARVRPPMTEKEIVEVFVRVQEPEYYDRIMLLVGAKFAEIVKVGETIEDGLKSGKIARVSASPGSSGLIRKRREEVAAVSYGGRKTPRNPSHSQDRFRPSPKSHRSNYPQPDHPNSHNTVPTYQNAQISSYQGTPSNLQNFSPIFPNYPQPYQIPSPYQNIAPNCANVQSSYRPPPPTYQVRAPLYQDPLPNYQAPMPNFQANPYPRSQAPRTNTQNYQRVPPPRQSGYDTSHPRFEKRPSRNFTTLAESRTKLFERLAADGYIHPVGPKPGDVNSKFYRPDQRCAYHSNSVGHDTEDCINLKHKIQDLIDQEVVSLQPAVPNVNTNPLPNHGGDNLNMIETDEDGCGTKMITPIVHEDLERAVASLSVKERRKFVILTPAKAVALAPSKTLVKPKFVIETAVAQGMTRSGRCYTPDELALGGQKKDHAKRPISEGEAEEFWRRMQPKDYSIVKHLEKTPAQISVWALLMSSQSHRQALMKALDDTYVPSGTSSDNVAAMIHQVIRGHRISFCDDELPVEGRSHNKALHITVICRGKVVNCVLVDDGSGLNICPLTTLRQLNFDLGKLEQNQVNVRAFDGVQRDTLGAVTLTLQMGPAEFSAQFQVLDIDTSYNLLLGRPFIHMAGAVPSTLHQMMKLVWKNEELVIHGEGSRSGKQVSVIDEMPQGADFYTVELVNATNEDLALNSMPTVYKMIATVMLQNGFEPGFGLGRDSQGIIEPVPVLAQGSKYGLGYIPTDDDIKMKRRRDQELTKPIPYLYHSFPVREHAEPEDDGEGICDLFKEINAVIEEEAEPAGFRDAEPGEMLKNWTSTPILMSRTFGNVSYKPANVMSCHELNEQNKANDDEADDYDEESGEPDYVAEEFQQFENQHKPNLEETETLNLGDSECVKEVKISTHLNETQKESLIHLLAEYRDVFVWEVSDMQGLSTDVVSHKLPINPGFEPVKQKTRKFKPELSLKIKEEITKQIESRLVEVTQYPTWLANVVPVAKKDGKIRICVDYRDLNKSFVDCYAGYHQILMDEEDAEKTAFITPWGVYHYRVMPFGLKNAGATYMRAMTTIFHDMIHKEIEVYNLKLNPAKCAFGVPAGKLLGFIVSRRGIELDPSKIKAIQELPPPKTRKEVMSFLGRLNYISRFIAQSTVVCEPIFKLLKKDAPTKWTEECQTAFDAIKSYLSNPPVLVPPREGSPLLLYLSVSDNAFGCVLGQHDETGKKEKAIYYISKKFTPYESRYTLLERTCCALTWLAQKLRHYLSSYTTYLISRMDPLKYIFQKAMPTGKLAKWQMLLSEFDIVYVTQKAIKAQALADHLAKNPVDEEYEPLKTYFHDEEVSFVGEDISEVYPGWRLFFDGAVNHQGKGVGAVLVSESGQHYPMAAKLRFNCTNNMAEYEACILGLKMAIDMNVYELLVIGDSDLLIHQVQGEWAVKNPKIVPYVQYVQNLCKRFRKIEFKHTPRIQNELADALATIASMIKHPDIDYIDPLDIDLKEHPVHCSHVESEPDGLPWYFDIKRRTPDLGLLRCVDAAEAVRLIEQIHAGVCGTHMNGLTLARKVLRAGYFWMTMEHDCCKFVQKCHKCQVHGDLIRVPPHELNAMSSPWPFVAWGMDVIGPIEPAASNGHRFILVAIDYFTKWVEAASYKSVYSFTSKSAEFFRLMNTEKEKTISKAGDFIESKKHFISLCQDACECVCLFQAIP, encoded by the exons ATGGGAGACAACGATGAGGAAGTCAGCCTTACAGATTTTGTGGTGGCTCAACCCACCGCGGCAGATCAAAACGAATTGATCATGCAGCTGATGCAACAGATTGCTGAAATGAAAGTTGAAATACAACGGAGACAGGATGCGCCTCCACCTGGATTTGGTACTAATATTGCTGATGCAAGACCTCCGGTCTACTTCCCTTCATCAAACATAGATCCAACTCAGAACCAGCCTTCTACACCTGTGCATAATCCATCTGTGATAGACCTAACAACCCAAAACCCCCAATACGCTTCTGCATCTTACCAAACTCCTTCACCTCTTCCAATTAACCACCCTCAAATACCACCCCATCCTCAGAATACTCAAACTGCCCCACCgccacaaaatcaaaaccaaactcAAACTGCCTTCAATACCCAAGCATTTCATCCGCATTTGAGTCAGAACACCAATCCTCAGGCCTACCCACAAAACTACCAGACCGCCCAAAACGTTCCAAGTCCCTTTATAGCTCCACCCCTCCCCAAAAGAGCCACCTTCCAAGTTCCCGTTCCTGCCGAGCACGAGCTGCACGGTTCTGAGTTGGATCACTATGAAGAACAGGAAAGAGAATGGAAGGCGAAAGAAGAAGTGAAGATCGATATAAAGGAAGAAATCAAAAGGGCTATGAAAGAGCTGCAGTGCATCCCAGACACCGTCGGACTTAGCTACGCAGAATTGTGCATCCATCCAGATTTGAACCTTCCCGAAGGTTTTAAAATTCCGAAGTTTGACACCTTCGGAGGAGCAGGCAATCCTATGGCGCATTTGAGAGCGTATTGTGACCagctcgtgggagttggcaggGATGAGGCCTTGTTGATGCGGCTTTTCAGCCGAAGTCTGTGTGGAGAGGCCCTCGAGTGGTTTACTTCACATGAAACCAGGCAGTGGCCCAGTTGGAATGCATTGGCTAAGGACTTCATTGACCGATTCGCCTACAATGTTGAAATAGTGCCCGATCGGTATTCTCTagagaagatgaagcagaaaccAACTGAAAGCTATAGGGAATTTGCCTATAGGTGGAGGAAAGAAGCGGCGAGGGTAAGGCCACCCATGACCGAGAAAGAGATTGTGGAAGTGTTCGTGCGGGTACAGGAGCCTGAGTACTATGATCGAATCATGTTGCTGGTCGGAGCTAAATTCGCTGAGATAGTCAAagttggtgagactatcgaagatggtCTAAAATCGGGGAAGATAGCCCGTGTATCTGCGTCGCCTGGGTCTTCAGGATTGATAaggaagagaagagaagaagttgCCGCTGTCTCGTATGGGGGAAGAAAAACCCCTAGAAACCCGTCACATTCCCAAGATCGTTTCAGGCCTTCCCCAAAGTCCCACCGATCCAACTACCCACAACCCGATCATCCTAATAGCCACAATACTGTCCCCACCTATCAGAATGCTCAAATTTCGTCGTACCAAGGTACACCCTCTAATCTCCAAAATTTTTCTCCCATATTCCCAAATTACCCTCAACCATACCAGATCCCATCCCCTTATCAGAACATTGCTCCCAACTGTGCCAACGTACAGTCGAGCTACCGACCACCTCCGCCCACTTATCAAGTCCGAGCTCCATTATATCAGGACCCCCTCCCGAATTACCAAGCTCCAATGCCAAATTTCCAGGCAAACCCTTATCCCCGGAGCCAAGCTCCTCGTACAAATACCCAAAATTATCAGCGGGTGCCTCCCCCTCGGCAAAGTGGTTATGATACTTCCCATCCGAGATTTGAAAAAAGGCCTTCAAGGAACTTTACCACACTTGCTGAAAGCCGGACCAAACTATTTGAGAGGCTAGCCGCAGAtggatacatccaccctgtgggGCCCAAACCCGGGGATGTTAACTCGAAGTTCTACAGGCCAGATCAAAggtgtgcttatcattccaacagtgttggacatgacACGGAAGATTgcatcaacctcaagcacaaaATCCAAGACCTGATCGATCAGGAGGTAGTTTCTCTGCAACCGGCAGTGCCAAACGTCAACACAAATCCGTTGCCGAATCATGGAGGTGACAACCTTAATATGATTGAAACGGATGAAGACGGGTGTGGAACAAAGATGATTACCCCTATTGTGCATGAGGACTTGGAAAGGGCTGTCGCTTCTTTAAGCGTCAAAGAAAGGAGGAAGTTTGTTATTCTGACACCTGCAAAGGCTGTTGCCTTGGCGCCTTCGAAAACTCTCGTTAAGCCCAAATTTGTCATTGAAACCGCCGTGGCCCAAGGCATGACCAGGTCCGGAAGGTGCTACACTCCTgatgagcttgctctcggaggacaGAAGAAGGACCATGCTAAGAGGCCGATAAGCGAGGGGGAAGCAGAGGAATTCTGGAGAAGGATGCAACCTAAGGACTATTCCATCgtcaaacatttagagaagaCTCCGGCTCAGATCTCCGTGTGGGCCCTGCTGATGAGCTCTCAGTCCCACAGGCAGGCCTTAATGAAAGCTCTTGATGATACATACGTACCCTCAGGTACAAGTAGTGATAACGTGGCCGCTATGATTCATCAAGTCATTCGGGGGCACCGGATCAGCTTTTGTGACGATGAGTTGCCAGTCGAAGGAAGATCCCACAACAAAGCGCTACACATTACCGTGATATGTCGTGGAAAGGTTGTCAACTGTGTTTTGGTAGATGATGGGTCCGGTTTGAATATTTGCCCATTGACGACGTTGAGGCAACTAAATTTTGACCTTGGGAAGCTGGAGCAGAATCAGGTCAATGTAAGGGCATTTGATGGTGTGCAAAGAGACACCTTAGGGGCTGTGactttgacccttcaaatgggcccCGCAGAGTTCAGTGCGCAATTCCAAGTATTGGACATAGACACTAGCTAcaaccttcttttgggaaggccgTTTATCCACATGGCTGGAGCCGTCCCCTCTACTCTCCATCAGATGATGAAACTTGTgtggaaaaatgaagagttagtGATTCACGGCGAGGGAAGTCGCTCGGGCAAGCAGGTGTCGGTCATTGATGAGATGCCGCAAGGCGCAGACTTTTACACGGTGGAGCTGGTGAATGCCACCAACGAAGATTTGGCCCTCAACTCCATGCCAACCGTGTACAAAATGATAGCCACGGTGATGCTGCAAAATGGGTTCGAGCCAGGTTTCGGATTGGGAAGAGATTCCCAAGGAATTATTGAGCCTGTTCCGGTCCTTGCTCAGGGATCaaagtatggtttggggtacatccccacagatgatgatATAAAGATGAAGAGGAGGAGGGATCAAGAGTTGACTAAGCCGATCCCGTATCTCTATCACTCCTTTCCAGTTCGGGAGCACGCCGAGCCTGAAGACgacggggaaggaatctgtgacctGTTCAAGGAGATCAATGCCGTCATAGAGGAGGAGGCTGAGCCAGCTGGCTTTCGCGATGCTGAACCGGGGGAAATGCTGAAGAATTGGACGTCCACACCAATCTTGATGTCCCGGACTTTTGG taacgtaagttacaaacctgccaacgtcatgtcatgtcatgagctaAACGAACAAAATAAGGCAAATGATGACGAGGCTGACGACTACGACGAAGAAAGTGGGGAACCAGACTATGTAGCAGAAGAGTTTCAACAATTCGAGAATCAACATAAACCAAATCTGGAGGAAACAGAGACGTTAAATTTGGGAGATTCAGAatgtgtcaaagaggttaagatcagcacTCACCTGAATGAAACTCAGAAGGAGAGCCTGATTCATTTGCTTGCCGAATACCGCGATGTGTTTGTTTGGGAGGTCAGTGACATGCAGGGGCTGAGTACcgatgtcgtatctcataagctgCCTATCAACCCAGGGTTCGAGCCAGTGAAGCAAAAGACTCGGAAATTCAAGCCTGAgttgagtttgaagattaaggaGGAAATCACCAAGCAGATAGAGTCCCGGTTGGTAGAAGTAACGCAATATCCCACCTGGTTGGCGAATGTCGTTCCAGTcgccaagaaagatggaaaaatcaggatttgcgttgattacagagatctcaacaag tcatttgtggattgttacgcgggttatcaccagattctgatggatgaagaagacgcaGAGAAAACGGCCTTCATCACACCTTGGGGGGTATATCACTACAGGGTGATGCCGTTTGGGCTCAAAAACGCCGGTGCCACTTACATGAGAGCCATGACGACTATCTTCCACGACATGattcacaaggaaattgaagt GTACAACTTGAAGCTAAATCCCGCCAAGTGTGCTTTTGGAGTCCCAGCTGGGAAATTGTTAGGGTTTATAGTCAGTagaagaggtattgagctcgacccttcCAAGATCAAAGCAATTCAGGAGTTACCTCCGCCGAAgacgagaaaagaggtgatgagctTCTTAGGGAGGCTAAACTATATCAGTCGGTTTATAGCACAATCGACGGTGGTAtgtgagcctatcttcaagttgctgaagaaagatgccccaactaagtggactgaggagtgccagaccgctttcgacgctatcaagagctacttgtctaacccaccggtattggttcctccgcgggaagggagtcctttgttgctATATTTGTCTGTCTCGGATAACGCCTTTGGAtgtgtacttggtcaacacgacgagacagGGAAGAAGGAAAAGGCTATCTACTACATCAGCAAGAAGTTTACTCCGTACGAGTCTCGTTACACTTTGCTGGAAAGAACATGCTGTGCTCTGACATGGCTTGCCCAGAAGCTGAGGCACTACCTGTCGTCGTATACTACATATCTTATCTCCAGGATGGATCCGttaaagtatattttccagaaagcgatgCCGACCGGGAAGCTGGCTAAATGGCAAAtgctgttgagtgagtttgacatcGTATACgtgactcagaaggcaataaaagcacaagctttggctgatcatcttgcgaAAAATCCagttgatgaagagtatgaacctctcaagacatattttcacgatgaagaagtgtcatttgtgggtgaagatatctCTGAAGTttatccaggttggagattattcttcgaTGGAGCGGTGAATCACCAGGGTAAAGGTGTTGGAGCAGTCTTGGTAtcagaatctggtcagcactatcctatgGCGGCTAAGCTACGGTTCaactgcacaaacaacatggctgagtatgaagcttgcattctcggtttgaaaatggccattgacatgaatgtttacgagttactggttattggagattcagacctTTTGATCCAtcaagttcaaggagaatgggctgtgaagaacccaAAGATTGTACCTTATGTACAATATGTGCAAAACCTGTGTAAAAGGTTTCGCAAGATCGAGTTCAAACATACTCCCCgaatacagaatgaattagctgatgctcttgccaccatcgcttcaatGATCAAACATCCGGATATTGATTACATCGACCCGCTGGATATAGATTTGAAGGAGcatccagtccattgttcacacgtggaatcagaaccagatggtttgccttggtatttcgacataaagag gaggactccagatttgggtcttttAAGATGCGTGGATGCTGCTGAAGCCGTgaggcttattgaacagatacatgctggagtcTGCGGCACACATATGAACGGGCTTACCTTGGCAAGAAAAGTCCTTCGAGCCggttatttctggatgactatggagcatgactgttgcaaattcgtgcaaaaatgccacaaatgtcaagtgcacggtgaTCTGATAAgggtgccacctcacgaactcAATGCTATGAgctcaccttggccatttgtagcctggggaatggatgtcatcggcCCTATAGAACCGGCCGCTTCCAATGGACACAGATTTATTTTGGTTGCCAtcgattatttcaccaaatgggtggaagcagcctcttacaaatcg gtttatagctTCACTTCGAAATCGGCCGAATTCTTCCGACTGATGAATACGGagaaggagaaaactatctccaaagccggtgattttattgaaagcaagaagcatttcatatctttatgccaagatgcttgtgaatgtgtttgtttatttcaagccATTCCCTAA